The segment GATTTCCGGAGATCTTGTTGCTCCAAGGGCCATGTTCCCTGGCATATCTGTACCAGATTGAAGTCTTGTTACAATTCCGCCTTCCTGATCAATAGTCATAAGAAGCCCATATTTTTCTGACGCTTGCTGGTAATCTGCCACAAGTCTTGTGGTTTGTTCGGTAGTGACCACATTTTCACGGAAAAGAATCACACCACCAAGATGGTAGTCTTTTACGAGCTGTTCAATTTCCGGAAGCATTTCCGTTACGTTTTGACCGTTCCAATTTCTGAAGTCTGGCATTAGCATTTGTCCAATTTTTTCTTCGATGGTCATATTGCTTATAGCGTGTCCGACCAAGTTATAACGTTCTCCAGTTTCCTTTACTAGGGAAGCCTTTGCTTCTTTCTTTCCTTTATCTTGAGGGGATACTTTGAAATCGACAGCAATTCGATCGGAAAAAGTTCCATCCGTCACTGTTATGAAAGTTCTTCCTCTCTTCCCTGTAAGTGTTACGTTTCCATCTCCATCTACTTTTGCGACGTTTTTATTGGAGGAATCCCAACTTAAGTTCTCGTTAGTAAATAGAAAGTGACCTTCCTCCATTACCTTCAATGCTCGTAATTGGAACTCCTCCCCGATACTATTCCATTCGACTTGGGGGGAATTTTGATAAAGAACTAAATCTTTTATTTCGTTTTCAGCTTTCACGGTTTTCATTGGAATCCCAGAAATGATCATTGCCAAGACGAGTACCGATAAACCAAAAATCTTCAAGGTCTTCTTCATTCTTGTTACCTCCAGTACTTATTAATGATTTCGCTGTAACCATCCTTCTCCATTGAAATCTGCTTGCAGCTTTTCTCCATTTTGCGAAAGCAACTTGAGATCCTTTACATACCAGCCGCGACCATTAACGGTGGCGTCTGTTTTATATAGAAATTGAATGAATTTTGTATCTGCTGGAATGTGCACTTCTTTTTTCGTCCATTCCTCTTGGGATCCTGTCAGGGATGGGAGGGTGTCTGTCCAAGTCTGACCGTCCTTAGATATTTGTACATGGCCGTAATCGGATTGGTTCTCGATATGATACCAGGTATCAAAGGATAAGGTGGCAGCATCATTCAAATTCACTTCGGCAACAAGGCTCCGTTTTAATTGATCGCCATATCCTGAGAACCATGCCTCCTCTTTCCGGTCCATTTTCACTGGGATAGAGTCTGCCACAAGTCTGGCAAAAGGTCTTCGTACAATATTGGTGGTCACCGTTGTCCTTGATGGGTGAACCCTGTTCGTCAGAAGTATGGCGATCGTATCATTCTCTTGATTGATGACGATGGAAGTTCCTGTGTAACCAGTATGCCCAAGTGAACCTTCATTTGATAAGGCATCCATAAACCAGCCCTGATTCAGCTCCCAGCCGAGTCCATGATCATTGCCAGGGAACTCTGGGATTTTATTTTCTGTAAGAAGTTTGATTGTTTCCGGTTGTAAAATTTGCTCTCCACCATATCGCCCCTCTTTTATGAACATATGTGCAAGCTTCGCAAGATCTTCAGCTGTGGAAAAGACCCCAGCGTGTCCGGCCACACCGTCCAATGACCAGGCGTTTTCATCATGCACTTCTCCCCATACCAGGCCTCTTCCGATTGCAGGCTGATATTCGGTCGCTGCAATACGATGCTTCAAGGAAGCAGGAGGATTGTACATCGTTTCATTCATTCCAAGTGGATCTGTTAAGTGTTCTTTTACAAATTCATCTAAACGTTGGCCCGACAACCGTTCAATCAGAACGCCCAATGTTATCATGTTTAAATCACTGTATGTATAGGTTGTTCCTGGGGCATTCGCCAACCGGTGATGAAGGACTATATCTAATCTATCCGCTCTGCTTTCTCCCTGAGAATATAAAGGAACCCATGCTGTAAAACCGGATGTATGTGTCATAAGTTGTTCAATCGTAACCTCTTCCTTTCCGTTCGCTGCAAATTCAGGAAGGTGTGAGGCTACAGTGTCATCCAATTCAAATAATCCCTGTTCATACAAAATCATGGCAGCTGTAGTGGTGAAAATCTTGCTGATGGATGCAAGGTCAAAGATGGTATCTTTCTCCATCGCAACCGGGGAATCTGATTCTGTGAATTGATCATCCGTATAGCGATAAGCATCTCCATATGCATCATGCTTCACGATATGGCCGCTTCTGGCAACCAACGCTACTGCACCCGGCATAACACGGTCTTGAATCATCCCTTCCATCAACGGATCAATTTTATCCAAGGTGGCTTGTACCATGCCAGCGCCTTTTGCGGAACCTGGATGAAGCACCGGGGAGGAAGGAGCAGGATTGTTCCAGGTAAAGACAGGATGTACAGCGGAGCTATTGACCTTTGACTCCTTCATTTCTGTCTTACTCTTTCCTCCTTCTGCAAAAATAGTAGTGTTTAATGGTCCTCCGAAAAGTGAGGTAGTCAATACAGCTGTTAACGCGACGGAAACAGTCTTCTTTTTCATAGTTCCTCCTTACACTTTGTAATTATTTTTGTAAAGGCTTTCATTTATCTACTATTCTAGTTTATGGAATAAAACGTATAGATGTCTATACCACATAAGTCCTGTTAAAGCAGTATTTTG is part of the Sutcliffiella sp. FSL R7-0096 genome and harbors:
- a CDS encoding serine hydrolase, translating into MKKKTVSVALTAVLTTSLFGGPLNTTIFAEGGKSKTEMKESKVNSSAVHPVFTWNNPAPSSPVLHPGSAKGAGMVQATLDKIDPLMEGMIQDRVMPGAVALVARSGHIVKHDAYGDAYRYTDDQFTESDSPVAMEKDTIFDLASISKIFTTTAAMILYEQGLFELDDTVASHLPEFAANGKEEVTIEQLMTHTSGFTAWVPLYSQGESRADRLDIVLHHRLANAPGTTYTYSDLNMITLGVLIERLSGQRLDEFVKEHLTDPLGMNETMYNPPASLKHRIAATEYQPAIGRGLVWGEVHDENAWSLDGVAGHAGVFSTAEDLAKLAHMFIKEGRYGGEQILQPETIKLLTENKIPEFPGNDHGLGWELNQGWFMDALSNEGSLGHTGYTGTSIVINQENDTIAILLTNRVHPSRTTVTTNIVRRPFARLVADSIPVKMDRKEEAWFSGYGDQLKRSLVAEVNLNDAATLSFDTWYHIENQSDYGHVQISKDGQTWTDTLPSLTGSQEEWTKKEVHIPADTKFIQFLYKTDATVNGRGWYVKDLKLLSQNGEKLQADFNGEGWLQRNH